One stretch of Eggerthella lenta DSM 2243 DNA includes these proteins:
- a CDS encoding IS3 family transposase, translated as MAYGKEYKEEVLSRFHASGMSMRAACSSLEGFPCAATLSAFAREEGAGLLRPPALAVPGRCEGRRAWEPYPLGTKREAMRLLAGGMEPRFVAGRLGIASAAPVRLWASRLGRLDGLDGRSRPDGERERGEAVTMFARGSSVSEIAGRIGADRRTVRRWLDKAGVERKRATKGKGGEGVAKEEGGERGEWSRAWGDLPEGDPVERARLAEVRLAEALAVLDVLKAPGPGSLSNSEKRRAGERARAMAARARVDDVLRDFRIARSTYFSQAAMAARPDRHAALRARVRAAFEGSKGRYGSLSVWAALRRGEGAPVRARDLAPGDMEAPVVVSEKVVRRIMREEGLVPVQVKERRRHSSYAGETDERPANLPLREDGTHGFRADAPGRLVVTDVTEFDLGGLKVYLSPIIDCFDGCPVAWRTSTRPDDELTAGSLEDALGRLEEGCAVHTDGGGNYRSARWKGVCEANGLVRSMSRKAKSPDNARAEGFFGTLKQEFFYARDWKGTTKGSFVRALDEYIVWYRDEKIKRSLGWKTIAAHRAALAAAA; from the coding sequence ATGGCTTACGGCAAAGAATACAAGGAGGAGGTCCTGAGCAGGTTCCACGCGAGCGGCATGTCGATGCGCGCGGCGTGCTCGAGCCTCGAGGGGTTCCCGTGCGCGGCGACGCTCTCGGCCTTCGCGCGCGAGGAGGGGGCCGGCCTCCTGCGCCCGCCCGCGCTCGCGGTGCCGGGCAGGTGCGAGGGCCGCCGGGCATGGGAGCCCTACCCCCTCGGGACGAAGCGGGAGGCGATGCGGCTCCTCGCGGGCGGCATGGAGCCGCGCTTCGTCGCCGGGCGCCTCGGGATCGCGAGCGCCGCCCCCGTCCGCCTGTGGGCCTCCAGGCTGGGGCGCCTCGACGGGCTCGACGGCCGGTCCCGTCCCGACGGCGAGCGCGAGCGCGGGGAAGCTGTTACGATGTTCGCGCGAGGGTCGTCCGTCTCCGAGATAGCCGGACGGATCGGCGCGGACAGGAGGACCGTGCGCCGCTGGCTGGACAAGGCCGGCGTCGAGCGGAAGCGCGCGACGAAGGGGAAGGGCGGCGAGGGCGTGGCGAAGGAAGAAGGCGGCGAGCGGGGCGAATGGTCCCGCGCATGGGGCGACCTCCCCGAAGGCGACCCCGTCGAGCGGGCGCGGCTGGCCGAGGTCAGGCTCGCGGAGGCGCTGGCGGTGTTGGACGTCCTAAAAGCACCAGGCCCGGGCTCTTTGAGCAATTCGGAGAAGCGCCGGGCGGGCGAGAGGGCGAGGGCGATGGCGGCGAGGGCGAGGGTCGATGACGTCCTGAGGGATTTCCGCATCGCCAGGAGCACGTACTTCTCGCAGGCGGCGATGGCGGCCAGGCCCGACAGGCACGCGGCCCTGCGGGCGCGCGTGCGCGCGGCCTTCGAGGGCTCGAAGGGCCGCTACGGGTCGCTGAGCGTGTGGGCGGCCCTGCGGCGGGGCGAGGGCGCGCCCGTGCGCGCCCGCGACCTCGCGCCCGGGGACATGGAGGCCCCCGTCGTCGTCTCCGAGAAGGTCGTGCGCCGGATCATGCGCGAGGAGGGGCTCGTCCCGGTCCAGGTCAAGGAGCGCCGGCGCCACAGCTCCTACGCGGGCGAGACCGACGAGCGCCCCGCGAACCTGCCGCTTCGAGAGGACGGGACGCACGGCTTCCGCGCCGACGCGCCGGGCAGGCTCGTCGTGACCGACGTGACCGAGTTCGACCTCGGCGGCCTCAAGGTCTACCTCTCCCCGATCATAGACTGCTTCGACGGCTGCCCGGTGGCGTGGCGGACGTCGACGCGCCCGGACGACGAGCTGACGGCGGGCTCGCTGGAGGACGCGCTCGGGCGCCTGGAGGAGGGCTGCGCCGTCCACACCGACGGCGGCGGCAACTACCGCTCCGCCAGATGGAAGGGCGTCTGCGAGGCCAACGGCCTCGTCAGGTCGATGTCGCGCAAGGCCAAGAGCCCCGACAACGCGAGGGCGGAGGGCTTCTTCGGGACGCTCAAGCAGGAGTTCTTCTACGCGAGGGACTGGAAGGGGACGACGAAGGGGAGCTTCGTGCGGGCCCTCGACGAGTACATCGTGTGGTATCGTGACGAGAAGATCAAGAGATCGCTCGGATGGAAGACGATAGCGGCCCATAGGGCGGCGCTCGCCGCAGCCGCGTAG
- a CDS encoding J domain-containing protein, producing MKKSEALNILGLSDGATDDAVKQAHRKLVIEHHPDKFALGSKEREEAEEFTKRINEARDVLLNRSWTPEFDPRRDPRPYANNPYAHPTQNPYGGAGQGGDPFAGWPFGQAPGQGQGQTTYVWTSWDAPRSGGSGVGSQPFDPFDPFAPFRATAEPRKTPQEALDEVKRDLGREGLVIAGKVALLAVAALAGTAATGLFLYVMISIVYGLWKRFGSCLIGLIVPLMLLGAPFVFIIAPRQGAVTAGLAVAFLFAVLFDVVNVRNLLRALRVARRATS from the coding sequence ATGAAGAAATCCGAAGCGCTCAACATCCTGGGGCTCTCAGACGGCGCGACCGACGATGCGGTCAAACAGGCCCACCGCAAGCTGGTGATCGAGCACCATCCTGACAAGTTCGCGCTAGGATCGAAGGAGCGCGAGGAGGCGGAAGAGTTCACGAAGCGCATCAACGAAGCGCGTGACGTGCTGCTCAACCGTTCATGGACGCCCGAGTTCGATCCGCGCCGCGATCCTCGCCCCTACGCGAACAACCCGTACGCCCACCCCACGCAGAACCCTTACGGCGGCGCGGGTCAGGGTGGCGATCCTTTCGCGGGCTGGCCGTTCGGCCAGGCCCCTGGCCAAGGCCAGGGGCAGACCACCTACGTATGGACGTCGTGGGACGCGCCGCGCTCCGGCGGCTCCGGCGTGGGCAGCCAGCCGTTCGACCCTTTCGACCCGTTCGCGCCCTTCCGCGCAACGGCCGAGCCGCGCAAGACCCCGCAGGAAGCTCTCGACGAAGTCAAGCGCGACCTCGGGCGCGAAGGGCTCGTCATTGCGGGCAAGGTGGCGCTGTTGGCGGTGGCGGCGCTCGCGGGCACCGCGGCCACCGGGCTGTTCCTGTACGTGATGATCTCCATCGTATACGGCCTGTGGAAGCGCTTCGGCTCGTGCCTCATCGGTCTCATCGTGCCGCTCATGCTGCTGGGCGCGCCCTTTGTGTTCATCATCGCGCCCCGGCAGGGGGCCGTCACCGCAGGGCTGGCCGTGGCGTTCTTGTTCGCGGTGCTGTTCGACGTGGTGAACGTGCGCAACCTCCTGCGCGCCCTGCGCGTCGCGCGCCGGGCGACGTCCTAG
- a CDS encoding lysylphosphatidylglycerol synthase transmembrane domain-containing protein: MKKALLLVIGIVAVCFLIANADYLASFLATLKTGALVPLVVACVLMLARHLVQAASYDAAFEAVGHKTGFWHNVVLIFSLVFINTFCLFSGATGVAFIIDDAHRTGADAGTSTSGAILSQIGYFAAILVISVIGFLTMLLSGSMNTLFLVGGLALAAVLAALSSMFVVGYRKPRVLFRLFIGIESLINKALGLLKKHLKPAWGRKMASSFISSAGILAKNPQGTMVTVSYASFSAILNMACLVAIGYAFGFENVAALVAAFAVAAISVILSPTPQGVGVVEAAIAAILTAHGCSLATATAIALVYRGIMFWIPFCIGALLLSQSGFFADKKSPTEEKRAKDTAWVSGTIVLIVGLVNIGMALIPQTFRPFTALTDWINMGGLLIGPFLIVGSIVLVVLAVGLILRFRTAWALTLGVLVLVAGAEFLYVNTVQVAVAALLLVMWLFWKRDAFDRPIAPQDDAPRLVREFRENVERFRAWRARRAAAKAAGEQPLAGIGSAIASRREEGGARSPAKRKTGWEQRAEKGAEIIREAGHEGILPFGDDAEPAPAGAATAGVADSAAMKEESNHDRAR, translated from the coding sequence TTGAAGAAAGCGCTGCTGCTCGTCATCGGCATCGTCGCAGTGTGCTTTCTCATCGCGAACGCCGATTACCTGGCGAGCTTCCTCGCGACGCTCAAGACCGGCGCGCTCGTGCCGCTGGTCGTGGCTTGCGTGCTCATGCTGGCGCGCCACCTCGTGCAGGCGGCGTCCTACGACGCGGCCTTCGAGGCGGTCGGCCATAAGACGGGCTTCTGGCACAACGTCGTGCTCATCTTCTCGCTGGTGTTCATCAACACGTTCTGCCTGTTCTCGGGGGCGACGGGCGTGGCGTTCATCATCGACGACGCGCACCGCACGGGCGCGGACGCGGGCACGTCCACCAGCGGCGCTATCCTCTCGCAGATCGGCTACTTCGCCGCCATCCTCGTGATCTCCGTCATCGGCTTTCTCACCATGCTGCTGTCCGGCAGCATGAACACGCTGTTCCTCGTCGGGGGGCTGGCGTTGGCTGCGGTGCTGGCGGCGCTGTCCAGCATGTTCGTGGTGGGCTACCGCAAACCGCGCGTGCTGTTCCGCCTGTTCATCGGCATCGAGTCGCTCATCAACAAGGCGCTGGGGCTGCTGAAGAAGCATCTCAAGCCGGCCTGGGGGCGCAAGATGGCCAGCTCCTTCATCTCGTCGGCGGGCATCCTCGCGAAGAACCCGCAGGGCACCATGGTCACCGTGTCCTACGCGTCGTTCTCGGCCATCCTCAACATGGCGTGCCTCGTGGCCATCGGCTACGCGTTCGGCTTCGAGAACGTAGCCGCGCTCGTGGCGGCGTTCGCGGTGGCGGCCATCTCGGTCATCCTGAGCCCCACGCCTCAGGGCGTGGGCGTGGTGGAGGCGGCCATCGCCGCCATCCTCACGGCGCACGGATGCTCGCTGGCCACAGCCACGGCCATCGCGCTGGTGTACCGCGGTATCATGTTCTGGATCCCTTTCTGCATCGGCGCGCTGCTGCTGTCGCAGTCGGGGTTCTTCGCCGACAAGAAGAGCCCTACCGAGGAGAAGCGCGCGAAGGACACGGCTTGGGTTTCGGGCACCATCGTGCTCATCGTGGGACTCGTGAACATCGGCATGGCGTTGATTCCGCAGACGTTCAGGCCGTTCACCGCGCTCACGGATTGGATCAACATGGGCGGCCTGCTCATCGGTCCGTTCCTTATCGTGGGGAGCATCGTGCTCGTGGTGCTGGCCGTGGGACTCATCCTGCGCTTCCGTACGGCGTGGGCGCTCACGTTGGGCGTGCTCGTGCTGGTGGCTGGCGCGGAGTTCCTCTACGTGAACACCGTGCAGGTTGCCGTGGCGGCTCTGCTGCTGGTGATGTGGCTGTTCTGGAAGCGCGACGCGTTCGACCGTCCTATCGCTCCGCAAGACGACGCGCCGCGCCTCGTGCGCGAGTTCCGCGAGAACGTCGAGCGGTTCCGCGCTTGGCGCGCCAGGCGGGCTGCGGCGAAGGCAGCGGGTGAGCAGCCGCTCGCCGGCATCGGCAGCGCCATAGCCTCGCGCCGAGAAGAGGGCGGCGCGCGCTCACCTGCGAAAAGGAAAACGGGTTGGGAACAACGTGCCGAAAAAGGCGCGGAGATCATCCGCGAGGCTGGACATGAGGGTATACTGCCCTTTGGCGATGATGCCGAGCCAGCGCCCGCGGGGGCGGCAACGGCAGGCGTCGCCGATTCTGCAGCAATGAAGGAGGAGTCAAACCATGATCGTGCTCGATGA
- a CDS encoding ATP-grasp domain-containing protein, which yields MIVLDEPYVSEPLIAWLEESQHPVLDNAFARSIADGRALNLVSSDEAVRRIDAGERVYTNSENALAWIVESAHNESLSRAIGLFKDKAAMRAALAGLDPDLFFKSCSVDELFKLDFSQLPAPFVLKPSVGFCSMGVYAIQNREDWERALADIQQNASSWHDMYPESVIGAGSFILEGYLEGTEYALDAYFDETGRAHILNVLRHDFTSPEDTSDRMYVTSASIVRDTSTMFASWLDRVNALIGARNFPVHVEVRVSDGHVSPIEFNPLRFAGLGGTDVSWYGYGYRTYQAFLEDDEPDFDAAFDGKTDKVYSMSLLNAPADASGDEDFDYDAFLGRFSHVLEMRPFDVKRVGNYGFLFLETDPSTSDELDFLMRSDLKEFLR from the coding sequence ATGATCGTGCTCGATGAGCCCTACGTGTCCGAACCTCTGATCGCCTGGCTCGAGGAGTCCCAGCATCCCGTGCTGGACAACGCTTTCGCGCGTTCGATCGCCGACGGACGCGCTCTGAACCTCGTATCGTCCGACGAGGCGGTTCGCCGTATCGACGCAGGGGAGCGCGTGTACACGAACTCCGAGAACGCCCTGGCCTGGATCGTCGAGAGCGCCCACAACGAAAGCCTATCGCGCGCCATCGGCCTGTTCAAGGACAAGGCCGCCATGCGAGCTGCGCTGGCCGGCCTCGACCCCGACCTGTTCTTCAAATCCTGTTCGGTGGACGAGTTGTTCAAGCTCGATTTCTCCCAGCTTCCGGCACCTTTCGTGCTGAAGCCGTCGGTGGGTTTCTGCAGCATGGGCGTCTACGCCATCCAGAACCGCGAGGACTGGGAGCGCGCTCTGGCCGACATCCAGCAGAACGCCTCGTCGTGGCACGACATGTACCCCGAAAGCGTCATCGGCGCCGGGTCGTTCATTCTCGAAGGCTATCTTGAGGGCACCGAGTACGCGCTGGACGCGTACTTCGACGAGACGGGTCGCGCGCACATCCTCAATGTGCTGCGCCACGACTTCACCTCGCCTGAAGATACCTCCGATCGCATGTACGTGACCAGCGCCTCCATCGTGCGCGACACCTCCACGATGTTCGCCTCTTGGCTCGACCGCGTGAACGCGCTCATCGGCGCGCGGAACTTCCCCGTGCACGTGGAGGTGCGCGTGTCGGACGGGCATGTGAGCCCCATCGAGTTCAATCCGCTGCGGTTTGCGGGCCTTGGCGGCACCGACGTCAGCTGGTACGGCTACGGCTACCGCACCTACCAGGCGTTCCTCGAAGACGACGAGCCCGACTTCGATGCGGCGTTCGACGGCAAGACCGACAAGGTGTACTCCATGTCGCTGCTGAACGCGCCGGCCGATGCCTCGGGCGACGAAGACTTCGACTACGACGCGTTCCTCGGTCGATTCTCCCACGTGTTGGAGATGCGCCCCTTCGACGTGAAGCGCGTGGGCAACTACGGCTTCCTGTTCTTGGAGACGGATCCGTCCACGTCCGACGAGCTGGATTTCCTCATGCGCTCCGATCTTAAGGAGTTCCTCCGCTAA
- a CDS encoding lysylphosphatidylglycerol synthase transmembrane domain-containing protein: protein MKKLNIRNLLIGLVIVIVLAVVLLRGDQLVELVETIKKGAVIPLIAAVCTQLGKYFAQSFSYSYAFEAVDEHMNPRETLPLVFGTFFVNTIAPSLNLAGTTLVVDDARRRGIAPGKATSAALLMQITVDSGFATIMLIAFGILAATVGLSPLWFLLGLLVIALVSAMVLILVLGRKRPALVLRALRPIERLVDRVLVRFKKKPLDPWVERIVGSFSDAAGLIAHNPKTTAKAFGCSIAASACELACFSLVGVAFGVHQPEPLICGYVVATLFAMISITPQGVGVVEAAVVVAFTSFGVSGAAGLSIALVYRGIVFWMPFLIGAILIQTTKTFKHDAKRAVRDQKGKGLRR from the coding sequence GTGAAGAAACTCAACATTCGAAACCTGCTCATCGGACTGGTCATCGTCATCGTGCTGGCCGTGGTGCTGCTGCGCGGCGACCAGCTGGTCGAGCTCGTCGAGACCATCAAAAAAGGTGCCGTCATTCCGCTTATCGCGGCGGTGTGCACCCAGTTGGGCAAGTACTTCGCGCAAAGCTTCTCGTACTCGTACGCCTTCGAGGCCGTCGACGAGCACATGAATCCGCGCGAGACGCTGCCGCTCGTGTTCGGTACGTTCTTCGTGAACACTATCGCGCCCTCTCTCAACCTGGCAGGCACCACGCTCGTGGTGGACGATGCGCGCCGTCGCGGCATCGCGCCCGGCAAGGCTACGAGCGCTGCGTTGCTCATGCAGATCACCGTGGACTCGGGCTTCGCCACCATCATGCTCATCGCGTTCGGCATCTTGGCGGCCACGGTGGGTTTGTCGCCCTTGTGGTTTCTGTTGGGGCTGCTGGTTATAGCGCTGGTCAGCGCGATGGTGCTTATCCTCGTGCTGGGACGCAAGCGTCCGGCTCTCGTCCTGCGCGCCCTGCGTCCCATCGAACGGCTTGTCGACCGCGTCCTCGTGCGCTTCAAGAAAAAGCCCCTCGACCCCTGGGTCGAGCGCATCGTGGGCTCGTTTTCCGACGCTGCCGGCCTTATCGCGCATAACCCCAAGACAACGGCGAAGGCGTTCGGCTGCTCCATTGCGGCCAGCGCTTGCGAGCTGGCCTGTTTCAGCTTGGTGGGCGTGGCGTTCGGCGTGCATCAGCCCGAACCTCTCATCTGCGGCTACGTAGTCGCCACGTTGTTCGCCATGATCTCTATCACGCCGCAGGGCGTAGGCGTGGTGGAGGCTGCCGTGGTGGTGGCGTTCACGTCGTTCGGCGTGTCGGGCGCGGCGGGCCTGTCTATCGCGCTCGTGTACCGCGGCATCGTGTTCTGGATGCCGTTCCTCATCGGCGCCATCCTCATTCAAACCACCAAGACGTTCAAGCACGATGCGAAGCGGGCCGTGCGCGACCAGAAAGGCAAGGGCTTGCGCCGTTAA
- a CDS encoding extracellular solute-binding protein, translating into MKKNVIGRAGTAFALVGALALAGCSGSSAPSEDAVSSVLDPSDPVQVELWTYYNGTQQQAFEDLVKDFNATKGKDLGIVVTSSSQGGVNDLASAVTDSAQELVGSEAMPDAFLSYSDTASVIDGFGMVADLSGYLTEEEKAGFVEGFLEEGDLNGNGSLKVFPVGKSTETLQINMTDFQTFADATGTSLDEMSTIEGIVRVAERYYEWTDAQTPGVMGDGRPFFGRDAMANYLITGSKQLGHEIFEIENGVCALNFDRATMKTLWDNYYVPMVQGWFSAEGKFRSDAVKTGDLICYVGSSSSVVYFPQTVTVDDATSYPIQLDALPNPSFEHGKPCSPQQGAGFVVTKSDEKKETACVEFLKWFTAKEQNTDFSVSAGYVPVTKDALTLENLQAAAESIDGASGNYLVNLPATLDTIEAGVYANPPFKGGVEARAVLDRALSDRAVADRAAVVEAMAAGASSEEAVASYLDDAGFDAWLADLETQLREAIA; encoded by the coding sequence ATGAAAAAGAATGTCATAGGGCGCGCGGGCACGGCTTTCGCGCTTGTCGGCGCTTTGGCGCTTGCGGGTTGCTCGGGTTCTTCGGCGCCCTCGGAGGATGCGGTTTCGTCCGTGCTCGACCCGTCCGATCCGGTGCAGGTGGAGCTGTGGACCTATTACAACGGCACGCAGCAGCAGGCTTTCGAAGACCTCGTCAAGGACTTCAATGCGACGAAAGGCAAGGATCTCGGCATCGTGGTGACCAGCTCCAGCCAAGGCGGCGTCAACGACCTGGCCTCCGCCGTCACCGATTCCGCGCAGGAGCTTGTGGGTTCGGAGGCGATGCCCGACGCGTTCCTGTCGTATTCCGATACGGCGTCGGTCATAGACGGGTTCGGCATGGTGGCCGATCTGTCGGGCTACCTTACTGAAGAGGAGAAGGCCGGATTCGTGGAGGGCTTTCTGGAAGAGGGCGATCTGAACGGCAACGGCAGCCTCAAAGTGTTCCCGGTGGGCAAGTCCACCGAGACGCTGCAGATCAACATGACCGATTTCCAGACGTTCGCCGATGCCACCGGCACTTCGCTCGACGAGATGAGCACCATTGAGGGCATCGTGAGAGTCGCGGAGCGCTACTACGAGTGGACCGACGCGCAGACGCCGGGCGTCATGGGTGACGGCCGTCCGTTCTTCGGACGCGATGCTATGGCGAACTACCTGATCACAGGTTCAAAACAGCTGGGTCACGAGATTTTTGAAATTGAGAACGGCGTGTGCGCGCTGAACTTCGACCGCGCTACGATGAAGACGCTCTGGGACAACTACTACGTGCCCATGGTGCAGGGCTGGTTCTCGGCGGAGGGCAAGTTCCGTTCGGATGCGGTGAAGACGGGCGATCTCATCTGCTATGTGGGCTCATCGTCCTCGGTGGTGTACTTCCCGCAAACAGTGACGGTGGACGATGCCACGAGCTATCCTATCCAGTTGGACGCGTTGCCCAACCCGTCTTTCGAGCACGGCAAGCCGTGCTCGCCGCAGCAGGGCGCCGGGTTCGTGGTGACGAAGTCCGACGAGAAAAAGGAAACTGCGTGCGTCGAGTTCCTCAAGTGGTTCACCGCTAAAGAGCAGAACACCGACTTCTCGGTGAGCGCCGGCTACGTGCCGGTCACCAAGGATGCGCTGACGCTTGAGAACCTCCAGGCGGCGGCCGAGTCGATCGACGGCGCTTCGGGCAACTATCTGGTGAACCTGCCTGCCACGCTGGATACCATCGAGGCCGGTGTGTACGCGAACCCGCCGTTCAAAGGCGGCGTTGAGGCGCGCGCCGTCCTTGACCGCGCGCTGTCGGACAGGGCGGTGGCCGATCGTGCGGCGGTGGTCGAAGCAATGGCGGCGGGAGCATCGTCCGAAGAGGCTGTGGCTTCGTATCTCGACGACGCAGGGTTCGACGCTTGGCTCGCCGACCTGGAGACCCAGCTCAGGGAAGCGATCGCTTAA